A single region of the Nicotiana sylvestris chromosome 6, ASM39365v2, whole genome shotgun sequence genome encodes:
- the LOC104217880 gene encoding uncharacterized protein: MELRESVVEVRRVNDRLMIIKLVVGEYTLNVVIPNVPHVGLDKEVKRRFMEGLDEIVCQVFNSHIESTAGGYGKVHGGFGFGERYGGGASLLDLAKAFGLVIANSSFPKREEHLLTFQNAVVKTQIDYLLLKRCDRGVVQGFQGDSG; this comes from the coding sequence ATGGAACTTAGAGAGTCTGTAGTTGAGGTTAGACGAGTGAATGATAGATTGATGATTATTAAGTTGGTGGTTGGAGAGTACACCCTAAATGTCGTTATCCCTAATGTGCCGCATGTAGGCCTAGATAAAGAGGTTAAACGGCGGTTCATGGAGGGGTTAGATGAGATTGTGTGCCAGGTTTTCAATAGTCATATTGAGTCGACCGCAGGTGGTTATGGAAAGGTTCATGGAGGCTTCGGTTTTGGGGAGAGGTACGGAGGAGGTGCCTCACTGTTGGACTTGGCTAAGGCTTTCGGGTTGGTAATTGCGAACTCTAGCTTTCCGAAGAGGGAGGAACATTTGCTTACTTTTCAAAATGCAGTggtgaagactcagattgactatctcctcctcaaaAGGTGTGATAGAGGGGTTGTACAAGGATTTCAAGGTGATTCCGGGTGA